ACGCGCGGATCTGATCCGCCGTCCGTTCGTGCTGAGTAGGGGCTGAGCCTGGCGAAGACCCGTATCGAAGCACCCTTCGATACGCTGCTTCGACTTCGCTCAGCCCCTACTCAGCACGAGCGGATAGCTACTCGTGCCGCAGCGCATCGATCGGATTGAGCGCCGCCGCCCTTCGTGCCGGGAAGAACCCGAACACCACGCCGATCACCGCCGAGATCAGGAACGCGACCAGGTTGATCTGGGGCACGAAGATCCACGGCACCTGCATTACAGGCGCCAAGAGCGCGATCGCGATCTGGCCCAGGATCAGCCCGACCAGTCCGCCCAGCATCGACAGCACGATCGCCTCCACCAGGAACTGGAGCAGCACCTCGCGTGCGACCGCGCCGATTGCCAGGCGGATGCCGATCTCGCGCGTGCGTTCGGTGACGCTCACCAGCATGATGTTCATGATGCCGATGCCGCCCACGACCAGGCTGATCGCCGCCACCGCGGTGACGATGCTGGTGAGCAAAGTCGTCGTGCCGGTCAGCGTCGCACTGATCTGTGCCGTGTCGAAGATGTTGAAATTGTCCTCGGCACCCGCATCGATCCGCCGCCGCTCGCGCAGCAGCGTCGATAGCTGGTCCTGGACCTGCGCGGTGTCGTAATCGCCGTCGACACCCACCAGCATCAGCCGGATGTCGCGGCTGCCCGTCAGACGGCGCTGCACCGTCTTGATCGGCATGATGATGATATCGTCCTGGTCGCCGCCGAAACCCGCCTGCCCGCGTGTTTCCAACGTGCCGATCACGTCGCAGCTGATGTCGTTGACTCGCATCCGCTTGCCGATCGCGTCGGTGTCGCGAAACAGGTTGGTGCGCACGGTATTGCCGATGATGCACACCGCCTTGCCCGCTTCCTCCTCGGCCGGAAGGAAGGTCCGCCCTGCGGTCAGGTTCCAGGGCTGCACCTGGAAATAGGCGTTGGTGGTGCCGTTGACCGTCGTCGACCAGTTGGCGCCATTGTAGATCGCGGTGGCGGTCGACTGCGCTTGCGGAGCGACCGCGGTCACGCCGGCGATCTGCTCGCGCACCGCGTCGACATCCTCCTGGTCGAAGTCGGGCGGCCTTGGGCCCCCGCCGCCACGGCCGAAGCCCTGGCCGGGGCGCACCTGAAGGATGTTGGTGCCGAGACTCGCGATCTGCTGCTGCACCGCCGCGGTCGTCGCCTGGCCCAGCGTCACCATGGTGACCACTGCCGCGACGCCGATGACGATGCCGAGGATCGTGAGAAACGAGCGCAGCAGATGCCGCCGGATCGACCGCACCGCGAGCGTGAAGGTGGTGACGAGCATCAGACCGCCGCGCCTTGTTGATGGTTCTGGTCGATGCGCTCGACCAAGCCGTCCTTGAAGTGGACGACGGTGTGCGCGAACGCGGCCATGTCGGGTTCGTGGGTGACCATCAGCACGGTGATGCCGCTCGCCTGGTTGAGGTCGGTGAGCAGCTCCATGATCTCCACCGACCGCTCGCTGTCGAGGTTGCCGGTGGGCTCGTCGGCGAGCAGCACGTCGGGGCTGGTCACGATCGCGCGGGCGATCGCGACGCGCTGCTGCTGGCCGCCCGACAGCTCGGCGGGCGTGTGGTCCCACCATTTGGCCAGGCCGACTTTCTCCAGCGCCGCCATGCCGCGCTCGCGGCGCAGCTTCTTGTCCTCGCCGCGATAGAGGAGCGGCAGCTCGACATTCTCGAGCGCGC
This is a stretch of genomic DNA from Sphingomonas sp. Y38-1Y. It encodes these proteins:
- a CDS encoding ABC transporter permease gives rise to the protein MLVTTFTLAVRSIRRHLLRSFLTILGIVIGVAAVVTMVTLGQATTAAVQQQIASLGTNILQVRPGQGFGRGGGGPRPPDFDQEDVDAVREQIAGVTAVAPQAQSTATAIYNGANWSTTVNGTTNAYFQVQPWNLTAGRTFLPAEEEAGKAVCIIGNTVRTNLFRDTDAIGKRMRVNDISCDVIGTLETRGQAGFGGDQDDIIIMPIKTVQRRLTGSRDIRLMLVGVDGDYDTAQVQDQLSTLLRERRRIDAGAEDNFNIFDTAQISATLTGTTTLLTSIVTAVAAISLVVGGIGIMNIMLVSVTERTREIGIRLAIGAVAREVLLQFLVEAIVLSMLGGLVGLILGQIAIALLAPVMQVPWIFVPQINLVAFLISAVIGVVFGFFPARRAAALNPIDALRHE
- a CDS encoding ABC transporter ATP-binding protein; its protein translation is MAADPIIHLHGVTKIYGDGPTAFQALKGVDLDIAKGDFVAVMGPSGSGKSTTMNILGCLDVPTGGTFLFKGVHVETLDRDQRALLRRKYLGFVFQGFNLLSRTSALENVELPLLYRGEDKKLRRERGMAALEKVGLAKWWDHTPAELSGGQQQRVAIARAIVTSPDVLLADEPTGNLDSERSVEIMELLTDLNQASGITVLMVTHEPDMAAFAHTVVHFKDGLVERIDQNHQQGAAV